GTCTCTGTTGTTttgaccacatgatcgagagaAGTACCTGAAAACATTGTTGAGAGTATCCCAAAATTTCTAAAGGAAGAAATGTTACTGCAAATTCAGCAGACATATCAAATTACAATCTTCGGAAAGGGTGTCAAATCCTCATGCAACATTTGCATAAGAAGTTGTTATATTATAGATATTATAGGGATCAGCCATCCATAAAGTCATGGGTATCAGGGTATGCCTACTTGTGAAAGTATTATAACACCTACAATGAAATTTCAATTGAGAATATAGAGAAGCTCTGTTGTACAACGTGTAAATCTACAGAGAGATCAATATGTTTGGATGTCACAATCTAAAGATAAACCAGTAAGTCTCAAATCAGATATATGAATCATATAGGACAACTTGGAATAATCGTGTTAACAGAGGTGAATACCTATTAGGTTTTGAGCTAAATAGCAAACAGTAGTAGAGCTGCATGCAGTACTGCTTCTCCTTGATTTTATATGCAAATCTTCAGATAAACCAATAGTCTCAAATCAGATGTATGAATCGTGTTAAAGGAGGTGAATACCTATCAGGTTTTGAGCTAAATATCAAACAGTAATAGAAGCTGCATGCAGTACTCCTTGATTTTATATGCAACCACAACCACTCGTTTCAGTAAATTAAATCAGcaagaggaggggggaggggggattgAGATCCTGCAGAGAGAGGTGAAAGGGGTGAGAGCCGTCCGATCTGGAATGGATGGATGGGATCGCATGATACAATGTGAACAGTAGTTCGAGTACTGTTCCTAGTACTTTTTTGCTACAGCGATATGTCGGAACACTGTAGCACAAGACTTATTTTACTGTTCCGGTTTGAGTACTGCAGAGTATCCAATTCCGGGGCGGGGGGCCGGTGTGGAGACAAACGTGTGCCGTGCGCCGCAGCTGGTGGAGTGTGGCCTCTCGTCATCCCGGCGGCCGCTAGATGGAGGCTGGAGCAGGTAGCGTGGCAGGCTGGCAGCGAGCCGCAGAGGGACACGACGAAGGCTCTGGAACGTTGGTTGCTTGGCCGTCTGATCAACATCCAGTGACTGAGATAAAagggcgacgtggcccaatgTGTGGCCAGATTCTCTGGTGCAGATTTCGTTCGGTAGAGATTTGCTGACCCGGTAAGCCCTAGCATTACTGACCGCTCATATTTCTCCATGATTCTTCTATTAGTcataataattaataattaaaaCTTCATCCTTTTCcctttcaaatttaaaaaaatcatcttTTTTGAGTAGTAAGGCATTGGTTTACTCGAGCAACTCGATAAGTAGAGCTATCGTCTGCCTGCCTGCTCTGTCCTCACTCCTGagcatatatataaataatttaGTACTCTTCCGTTctaaattgtaggtcgtttgatttttttaacttaaaatttggttactcatcttattcaaaaatttatacagaatatcacttcttttgttgtggcttgctttatcaatacaagttcttcaaaaataatttaaatttgactatataagataattttttttgaataaaatgagtggtcaaatttaaaattaaaaagtAAAACGATCTATAATTTAGAACGAAAGGAGTAGTACAGCTAGTCCTGAACTAACAGCAGATATCCGCATACCTCAGCATTATAATAACATCGTTTGGCAGGCAGGCAGCTACCACCATTCACCTTGGACTGCTCCTTATTGGAGATTCTCAATTCCTCAATCTGTTTGTTGGAATGAAGCATCCAGGAGCTAGGGATCCGATGATCGAGACCAACACACTCCGTATTGGCGTGGCTGCAcgaagcagctagctagctgcccTTTATTTGCAGACGCCACAGGAGGAGACAAGGAGACGACACGACAGGAGGAGCTCAGGACTCAGCAGCAGCGACTGGGTTTGTGTTTGGGTTTGACCGATCGATCGAGGCACCAACCATCACGTACGCCCCACGTCGTTCTCCCATCCCCAACCCCTCGCTCCTCGTCAACCTCCCCGTCGCGTCCGTCCGGTCCgaacccagcagcagcaggcaatgGCACGAACCACgacgccatcgccatcgccatcgcctCTTGCTTCCCAAACCCGGCGGTTTCCAAACCACCACCACAACATAAAATCTATCTCTTTTTATTTAACCACTTGTTTCCTTTTCAAACGACCGTTTCCTTCTTCTCCAGTTTGCATTCAGAGAGAGGCGCATCCGATGCTCTCCATTTGGCCGGGCACGCCTCTCCCCGTCcatcgccgccatggccataTATGGCGGCCACCATTAAAGTTGCACGAGTTCCACAAAACTGAATCCAATCAACAGGGGCGGTCTACCTAACTACCGGCTGCTTCGTTGCGGTATGAAAATCATCAGACAACTTctctcctttaatttctcttGTCAAGATTTCCTTTTGTTTCTAATTATCTGCTGCTGGAGTTCGCTTCATCATTGGACTCGCTTCTTTCTTCCCCCTTAACCTTTCTTCCCGTTCTGATGCTTCTAATGCAGTAACAGAGTTTTTCTTTTACCCCATCAGTTGATCTGATGATACCAATGgcaagtttttttaaaaaaaaaactttactcGATATACATTTCCCATAATAAGGTTGTCATGCTGTTCACTGCTCAATATTTTGAGGTTTGCTGCTGCTTCCAACTTACCATGCTCTAAGTTTCCAATGAATTTTGAACCATTCGTTTTCGTCATTTTCCCTTGGAGCCTAAACATCTGCTTCGGATGCTTCCAAGTTCCAAGGCCAAAACGGCTACCTTATTGAATCAATAATGTGGTCTTAGTCTCCCCCACTCTTGGTTTCCGTGTTCAATTGGTCATTACTACTTCATTATGAATCACAAAGTATGCTGCTCAGCTTTGGTTTCTTCCCGTTGTCTCTATCTCAAACGGTGTTGGAGGTTTCCTATGCTCACTATTCCAGCCTCCTGTTTCAGAACTTTCAGCTATTTTCTAGCTTCCGGTGGTTCCTAGAGCAACCACTATACTTATTTGGATGCTTCCTTTGAATTCTTAATTCAGCACCATGCAGTTCTTGGCAATTGGCAGCCTTGGTTTATACTATGTAGGTTAGTTTATTCATTTCGTGACAACTTTGCCTTCATTACTGGAAGACAGCTTGTCAAACTCCCCATTTTCTGAAGCGTCTTTGTTTCCAACTGTCTGCGCAATTACTTTTCATGCTTCCCAAAGGTTTGCAAGATCTCCACATTCCGTGCAATGGCCATTTCAATCTATCGAGTTAGGATATAGTAGGTTAGTCGAATATGCCTATTCTTGTGCGAGCAAATGCGACCCCGTCCCACTGTCTCGTTTGTCCATTGTTTTGATGAGGTTCCTTGTGGTTTGTTTCGTTTTCTTTAGCATCTTATTGAATAATGTTTCTCAATTCCAATTATCTTAATGGCATGTCCATGGCAGCAGTAGCAGCTGTATCCCCCATTTGGAACTTCACATATCTCTTTTAAAACTGTTTTGGTCAACTACCACTGTTCCATAGGATCTGATCACCGCCCCAACTCTGGATGAAAGTCCATCATGTAGATTTTTCCTTTGGGAACGGAATGCATGCTTTATTGTAATTGGTTCATCCTTGGAATGAGCAGGCAGCCTTGTTTTGTGGTctctataaatttttcaaacATTTTATGCCGTATTTTGTGACAAAATATTTCCTTTCGTATAGAAGTTTTTCTGTTCTAGATCTTTTGTTGTCTGCTCGGTTGAATTTGCATTTTATTCATCTATTTTGAGAGGTCTCTTGTACAAAATAAATTGTTTTCTGTTTGGTGATGTGATGAGATTCTTATGTCAAGTTATGTTCATACTACTATTCAAGTACAGAGTTATGTTCATACTACTATTCAAGTAACGTTTCTAAATGAGCTAGCTGTTGGTGCCTTTTCACTTTCATGTTCTAGCTTTGAAATTCTTTTGGCATCAGTCTTTGTCCAAAGAAACAAGTCTTGAAACCCTGTAGCTACCTTTGATTTGCTTTCTGGATCACCAGACTCTTCTACATAGTTTCGTGCATAATGAAAACTTCTACCGTTGTACCTACCTAACTTTCTCTAAAAAAATCCTTCTGCAGGCGTTCTATTACCTGTCTTTCATTGCTTCATGATTCCTTTGTTTCATAAGTTGTTCATTTGATGCTGGAGGCAGAAACTCTGCAGAAATGGAGCAGAAACACAACAGAAAGAAGATGGTAATATATTCTCTGTTCTTtcagccaagtttcatcatctGAGATAAAACTTACAAGTCAGTTTATCTACCCTCTCTTTTCAGTTTCTTTCTCCAAGAGTTCTAGGAGCAGAGGATGGGAATGCCTTGTCAAGGCATGGTACAGAGTACTCCATCAACTCTACAGGTTGGTTCTTGAGTTCATAGCATATTGGATAGGTATGGCCATGATTGTAGAGTTGGCCAAGTGGAAGCATACTAGTTCTCACCTGTTTTAAATATTACTGTATTTAATTTACTCAAAACAAAACATCATTTATGCCTTTTCAGTTGATTTGAAAGATTCCCCAAAGCAGTCATCAGTGGCTTCCCGtcagcatcatcctcatccttCTTCAGAAGTCTTTCAGGTATGTACCTATTTCATCTTGCTTCAGTACTTATTTTCTTCTACACTTGGTCATTAATTAGTTTATTTTTTCTATGTATTATCAATTCTTTTGACCTTGAATTCTAAGCCTGGTTTTCCTTCCCCTTTCCTAACTTCATCTTTCCAAAATAGAAAGTAGAAGTCTAAAATTCAGCAGCTTCAGTTCTCCTGCAACAATTAGCAGTAACCATACAGAAGCTTTCAGGTGAGCATAATTGCCAGTAAAATCCCTGATCTTTTAAAGCTATACTCAATCTTTTATGAGgttcaaatatttatttaattacATGTCACGGATAGGATATTTTCATTGGCTCAAGTTTAGATGTTTACTCTGTTCTTGCTCTGATTTTCATAGGGTATTTGCAGCCACATGGAACGTAGCTGGAAAGACTCCGGACAGGGGTCTCAATCTGAATGATTTCCTGCCTTCTGATGATCACTCAGACATCTATGTGTTAGGGTATGCACAAATTTATAAACATCACAAAATTGCATTATTGCTATTGTCTTATCAGATTGAGATTCCAGATTGCTAGGGTATTTGCCTCTTACacgtttccttttgagcttaAATCGTTGTCATTTTCATATCACCTGCACCACAAGAGATTTCAGCACATTTAATGTTTTGCTTTTGAGCTTCCAATCATGAAAACCAATCATAATTTTCCTTTCTTGTGGTTGTCCTGTACATCTATCCAACCGCGACAGTTACCTAGCAATTGACTTTGTCAGCTACCCATTTTACTAATTTCATCCTGGAAAATCAGTTACCGTAGTAACTTGATCAACATCCTAattcaacaaggaaaaactgcattcaacaaggaaaaactgcAATTTTAATCCAGGGACTAAATGTCAGCATCTACCTAAGTTACTTTGCAGTTGAAACAGTAACTTGATAGGATTTTTCCCGCCACAATCGCAATGCAGATTCCAAGAAGTCGTCCCCCTCAACGCCGGCAACGTCCTGGTGATCGAGGACAACGAGCCGGCGTCGAGATGGCTTGCCCTCATCAACCAGGCGCTGAACCGGCCTTCACCACCATCTGACGCGCACGCCATTTCTGAAGCTGCAGCGAGCTTCTCGTTCTGCCGATCCGTAGACACGACGGCCTCTGCATCCCCGGCCTCCGCTCTCCAAACGCCCAGCTCCAGCCCGCTCGATCCGTCGCGGTTCCACAAATCCTCCAACAGAGagatccgccgcgccgccatcacCCGCGGCCGCCGGCTGAAGACCTGCACCTGCCCGTCGGAgcggcctcctcgccgtcggAGGTCCTACAGGGCGCCGTGCCTGATGGGTTGCGGCAAGAACTACGCCGACGCCGTGGAGAGCGACACGACGACGTcagacgaggaggacgacgaggtcCGAACCAGCAGCTTCGCGGTGTCCGACGTGAAGAGccccgcggcggtggcgagccggCGCGAGAGGTACTGCCTGGTTGCCTGCAAGCAGATGGTGGGGCTGTTCGCGACGGTGTGGGTGAAGCGAGGGCTGGTGCCGCACGTCGGCCATGTCCGCTTCTCCTGCGTCGGCCGTGGCATCATGGGCTACCTCGGCAACAAGGTCGCTGTCTGAACTCTCAAGTGCCAAGCCAACGCCATTGGCCAAGATCAAAGATTCAGATGCCATCATGTGTTTGGTTGCAGGGATGCATCTCTGTGAGCATGTCGCTCCA
The nucleotide sequence above comes from Panicum virgatum strain AP13 chromosome 3K, P.virgatum_v5, whole genome shotgun sequence. Encoded proteins:
- the LOC120700318 gene encoding type I inositol polyphosphate 5-phosphatase 10-like: MEQKHNRKKMFLSPRVLGAEDGNALSRHGTEYSINSTGFERFPKAVISGFPSASSSSFFRSLSESRSLKFSSFSSPATISSNHTEAFRVFAATWNVAGKTPDRGLNLNDFLPSDDHSDIYVLGFQEVVPLNAGNVLVIEDNEPASRWLALINQALNRPSPPSDAHAISEAAASFSFCRSVDTTASASPASALQTPSSSPLDPSRFHKSSNREIRRAAITRGRRLKTCTCPSERPPRRRRSYRAPCLMGCGKNYADAVESDTTTSDEEDDEVRTSSFAVSDVKSPAAVASRRERYCLVACKQMVGLFATVWVKRGLVPHVGHVRFSCVGRGIMGYLGNKGCISVSMSLHQTSLCFVCSHLASGEKEGDELRRNSDVVEILKNTQFRRLCKRSGRRIPERILDHGRVIWLGDLNYRIALSYSEAKKLVEANDWGTLFEKDQLKTERESGVFRGWNEGKILFAPTYKYSWNSDNYAGEDVTSKKKRRTPAWCDRILWYGEGIVQLSYIRGESKFSDHRPVCSAFLVEVAVPDNKLIKFASGPNMKVGVEELLFAPM